In Candidatus Liberimonas magnetica, one DNA window encodes the following:
- a CDS encoding glycosyltransferase family 2 protein, with amino-acid sequence MKLSVIIPCYNEKDTILKMLDKINGLSLPVEKEVLVVDDGSKDGTAELLKDYLKTAVKNEKVIFHSKNAGKGRAIRTAAETAGGDYLIIQDADFELDPDDYTSLLKPVLEGRAKVVFGSRKLKGFSKIGFLSRLANYIFTKLTNFLYGSSLTDQACGYKLVPVPLFRELGLKCTGFEFCAELTAKILQRKYDICEVPVEYYPRTYSQGKKIKWKDGFVIIWTLLKYKIGHFL; translated from the coding sequence ATGAAATTATCAGTAATCATTCCGTGCTATAATGAAAAAGATACGATATTAAAGATGCTCGATAAAATAAACGGCCTGTCTTTACCTGTTGAAAAAGAGGTCCTGGTCGTAGATGACGGGTCAAAAGACGGCACTGCAGAACTTTTAAAGGATTACCTCAAGACAGCGGTAAAGAATGAAAAAGTGATCTTTCACAGCAAGAACGCCGGAAAAGGAAGAGCAATAAGGACAGCAGCGGAGACAGCAGGCGGGGATTATTTAATAATCCAGGATGCAGACTTCGAGCTTGATCCTGACGATTATACAAGCCTTCTTAAACCTGTTCTGGAAGGCAGGGCAAAAGTGGTTTTTGGCTCAAGAAAATTAAAAGGGTTTTCAAAGATCGGTTTCTTAAGCAGGCTTGCCAATTACATTTTCACGAAGCTTACGAACTTTTTATATGGTTCCAGCCTTACCGACCAGGCCTGCGGGTATAAACTTGTCCCTGTTCCTTTATTCAGGGAATTAGGGCTTAAATGTACAGGTTTTGAATTCTGTGCAGAGTTAACAGCAAAGATACTCCAGAGAAAATACGATATCTGTGAGGTCCCTGTCGAATACTATCCGCGTACCTATTCCCAGGGAAAGAAGATCAAATGGAAAGACGGATTCGTTATTATCTGGACTTTATTAAAATACAAGATCGGTCATTTCCTGTAA